The following coding sequences lie in one Candidatus Tanganyikabacteria bacterium genomic window:
- a CDS encoding UDP-N-acetylmuramoyl-tripeptide--D-alanyl-D-alanine ligase, producing MLTVHEIAAASAGEISRGQGDRVVTSVSTDSRDLAPGALYIPLVGERFDGHAFLADAAARGAAAVLTARAA from the coding sequence ATGCTGACCGTCCACGAGATCGCCGCGGCCTCCGCCGGCGAAATCTCGCGCGGCCAGGGCGATCGCGTCGTCACTAGCGTCTCGACGGATTCACGGGACCTCGCTCCCGGCGCCCTGTACATCCCGCTGGTGGGCGAACGCTTCGACGGCCACGCCTTCCTGGCCGATGCCGCCGCGCGCGGTGCCGCGGCGGTCCTCACGGCCCGCGCGGCCGA
- a CDS encoding UDP-N-acetylmuramoyl-L-alanyl-D-glutamate--2,6-diaminopimelate ligase, protein MRLTDLISRYPQASAFPDAEIGGIAYDSRQVRPGYLFVAVPGTRVDGHDFVGAALDAGAAAALVARDRVAALPPGNYLVAADTREALAHASAAFWDFPGRRLRAVGVTGTNGKTTTTHLVEAAMLACGWPAGVIGTLGARYTSRHLVTTVDLGFTTPQAPETQQLLAMMADAGVRGVAMEVSSHALDQHRAGCIDFGVGVFTNLTRDHLDYHGTEDAYAAAKARLFASLRPDGWAIVNADDPRGDQMLAAGPARRLTYGLSNPADVTLRDLALGPAGSSGTLITPDGERSFRLSLPGRFNVYNALAAIATCRALDLDPERTLEAIARVPGVPGRVERVTSPEHPFAVMVDYAHTPDGLENVLRAARDFTRGRLIAVFGCGGDRDRTKRPIMGRLASDLADLAVVTSDNPRTEDPHVIIAEIRAGMTGEYKVLPDRAEAIRFAVREARPGDTVLLAGKGHEPYQIVGTRRLAFDDREVAKLALRELAAEGRQDAGAAR, encoded by the coding sequence ATGCGGCTGACTGACCTGATTTCCCGTTACCCCCAGGCGAGCGCGTTCCCGGACGCCGAGATCGGGGGCATTGCCTACGACTCGCGCCAGGTGCGCCCGGGCTACCTCTTCGTGGCGGTACCGGGCACCCGCGTGGACGGCCACGACTTCGTCGGCGCCGCCCTGGACGCCGGAGCCGCCGCTGCCCTGGTGGCTCGCGACAGGGTCGCGGCCTTGCCGCCGGGCAACTACCTGGTCGCCGCCGACACGCGGGAGGCGCTCGCCCACGCCAGCGCCGCATTCTGGGACTTCCCGGGCCGCAGGCTCCGGGCCGTGGGCGTCACCGGCACCAACGGCAAGACCACCACGACCCACCTGGTCGAGGCGGCGATGCTGGCCTGCGGCTGGCCGGCCGGCGTGATCGGCACGCTGGGCGCCCGCTACACGTCCCGCCACCTCGTGACGACCGTGGATCTCGGCTTCACGACGCCCCAGGCTCCCGAGACGCAGCAACTGCTCGCCATGATGGCCGACGCCGGCGTGCGCGGCGTGGCCATGGAGGTGTCGTCGCACGCCCTCGACCAGCATCGCGCCGGCTGCATCGATTTTGGCGTCGGCGTGTTCACGAACCTCACGCGCGACCACCTGGATTACCACGGCACCGAGGATGCCTACGCGGCCGCCAAGGCGCGGCTCTTCGCATCCCTGCGCCCCGACGGCTGGGCGATCGTCAACGCGGACGATCCGCGGGGCGACCAGATGCTAGCGGCCGGACCGGCGCGGCGCCTCACCTACGGCCTGAGCAACCCGGCCGACGTGACGTTGCGCGATCTGGCGCTGGGCCCGGCCGGCAGCAGCGGCACGCTGATCACTCCGGACGGGGAGCGGTCTTTCCGCCTGTCGCTCCCGGGCCGCTTCAACGTGTACAACGCTCTGGCCGCCATCGCGACGTGCCGCGCCCTCGACCTCGATCCGGAGCGAACGCTGGAGGCCATCGCCCGGGTGCCGGGCGTCCCCGGCCGGGTCGAACGGGTCACCTCGCCCGAGCACCCGTTCGCCGTGATGGTGGACTACGCGCACACGCCCGACGGCCTCGAGAACGTGCTGCGGGCCGCCCGGGACTTCACCCGCGGCCGCCTCATCGCGGTCTTCGGCTGCGGCGGCGACCGGGATCGCACGAAGAGGCCGATCATGGGGCGTCTGGCCAGCGATCTGGCCGACCTGGCGGTCGTCACCAGCGACAACCCGCGCACCGAGGATCCGCACGTCATCATCGCGGAGATCCGCGCGGGGATGACCGGGGAGTACAAGGTACTGCCCGATCGGGCCGAGGCGATCCGTTTCGCGGTACGCGAGGCCCGCCCCGGCGATACGGTCCTGCTCGCCGGCAAGGGCCACGAACCGTACCAGATCGTGGGCACGCGCCGCCTGGCATTCGACGATCGCGAGGTCGCCAAGCTGGCGCTGCGCGAACTGGCGGCCGAGGGCCGGCAGGATGCCGGCGCCGCCAGGTAG
- a CDS encoding penicillin-binding protein 2 — MAGGKGAVAERPPARRASTPPRKPRRSLSRLFWLQLLFCAIALALCGRLAYLQVWMAPELSAKARAQRTKRVDLAALRREITDRNGSELAVSVEAWSVYAQPADLRGNPADIARKLAPLLGSPPQKLARQLGGKHWTWLARKQDAQVANRVRALKIAGVGLIKETRRVYPKGPLAGTLLGFVGVDNQGLAGIEHDFDDALRGPPRHLDIQVDAMGREILRDFAQNPMTTVLADGARVILTIDEAIQHEAEKHLSAAIRDLGAKAGWVIVMEPDSGDVLAFATMPSYDPNFPNRASGSVITNVAISGVFEPGSTLKPFTVAAGLESGAVTPRSGFDCPPRITIGNKTIGDHDPPPGVRHLKVPQILQVSSNVGTAQIGMRMPDRVQREFLLRFGFGRATGSGLGGESAGILPRTPWRPINHATISYGQGISVTALQLATANCIFANGGKRVRPRLIRRIVGPDGHVIQEFPIAPPEQVLSPRVVAQLIPMLRSVTEQGGTGTAARIPGYHVAGKTGTAQKVRPDGRGYSSDVISSFVGFAPVVQPRIVVLASLDSPTKAHYASMTAAPLFREVTASALRILGVEPDPTAFNVPTVSHAAD; from the coding sequence GTGGCCGGGGGTAAGGGAGCGGTCGCCGAGCGGCCGCCCGCGCGGCGCGCATCGACGCCGCCGCGCAAGCCCAGGCGGTCGTTGTCTCGCCTCTTCTGGCTGCAATTGCTGTTCTGCGCCATCGCGCTCGCCCTATGCGGGCGGCTCGCCTACCTCCAGGTGTGGATGGCGCCCGAACTCTCGGCCAAGGCCAGGGCGCAGCGCACCAAGCGCGTCGATCTGGCGGCGCTGCGGCGGGAGATCACCGACCGCAACGGCAGCGAACTGGCCGTGTCCGTCGAGGCATGGTCGGTGTACGCCCAGCCGGCGGACCTGCGCGGCAATCCGGCGGACATCGCCCGTAAGCTGGCCCCTCTGCTCGGTTCGCCGCCCCAGAAGCTGGCCCGCCAGCTGGGAGGCAAGCACTGGACCTGGCTCGCCCGCAAGCAGGACGCCCAGGTGGCCAACCGCGTGCGGGCGCTCAAGATCGCCGGCGTCGGCCTGATCAAGGAGACGCGGCGTGTCTACCCGAAGGGGCCCCTTGCCGGGACGCTGCTGGGTTTCGTCGGCGTGGACAACCAGGGACTGGCCGGCATCGAGCACGACTTCGACGACGCCCTGCGCGGACCACCGCGCCACCTCGACATCCAGGTGGACGCGATGGGTCGCGAGATCCTGCGCGATTTCGCGCAGAACCCCATGACCACGGTGCTTGCCGACGGCGCCCGCGTCATCCTGACCATCGACGAAGCCATCCAGCACGAGGCCGAGAAGCACCTGTCGGCCGCCATCCGGGACCTGGGCGCGAAGGCGGGCTGGGTGATCGTCATGGAACCCGATAGCGGGGACGTCCTGGCTTTCGCCACCATGCCGAGCTACGACCCCAACTTCCCGAACCGGGCCTCGGGGTCGGTCATCACGAACGTCGCCATCAGCGGCGTCTTCGAGCCGGGTTCGACCCTCAAGCCGTTCACCGTCGCCGCCGGACTCGAATCAGGCGCGGTGACGCCCCGCTCCGGCTTCGACTGCCCGCCCCGCATCACCATCGGCAACAAGACCATCGGCGACCACGATCCCCCGCCCGGCGTGCGCCACCTGAAAGTGCCGCAGATCCTCCAGGTCTCGAGCAACGTGGGCACCGCGCAGATCGGCATGCGCATGCCCGACCGCGTGCAACGCGAGTTCTTGCTGCGCTTCGGTTTCGGTCGCGCCACCGGGAGCGGCCTCGGGGGCGAGTCGGCGGGCATCCTGCCGCGGACGCCATGGCGGCCCATCAACCACGCGACGATCTCCTACGGCCAGGGGATCTCGGTGACGGCTCTGCAACTCGCGACGGCCAACTGCATCTTCGCCAACGGCGGCAAGCGGGTCCGGCCGCGGCTCATCCGCCGCATCGTGGGCCCGGACGGGCATGTCATCCAGGAGTTCCCGATCGCCCCGCCCGAGCAGGTGCTCTCCCCGCGGGTCGTCGCCCAGCTGATCCCGATGCTCCGCTCGGTCACCGAGCAAGGCGGCACGGGAACCGCGGCCCGCATTCCGGGTTATCATGTCGCCGGCAAGACCGGGACCGCGCAGAAGGTGCGCCCGGACGGCCGGGGCTACTCGAGCGACGTCATCTCGTCGTTCGTCGGCTTCGCTCCCGTCGTGCAACCCCGCATCGTGGTCCTGGCCTCGCTCGATTCCCCCACCAAAGCGCACTACGCGAGCATGACGGCCGCTCCGCTCTTCCGGGAGGTCACCGCCTCCGCGTTGCGCATCCTGGGCGTCGAACCGGATCCCACCGCCTTCAATGTCCCCACGGTGTCTCATGCGGCTGACTGA
- the rsmH gene encoding 16S rRNA (cytosine(1402)-N(4))-methyltransferase RsmH: MQPDDSVLLGAHHVPVLLAEVMALLRPKPGERVLDGTVGLGGHAARLLAEVSPEGTLYAVDRDPDALSAAQRILRATGGAFVLIHDSFDRALTRPDLPPLDKILLDLGVSSMQLDRPERGFSFSRPGPLDMRMDPTQGRTAADVVNTAPEEELSRIFSAYGEEPRARRVAREIVKRRPFETTEQLARAVAAAAGRNPSGAHPATRVFQALRIAVNDELGALERALPAALDKLVPGGRLAVITFHSLEDRLVKRFIRGEAKGCVCPPRLPACACGRAPRVRDLTPRPIVPSEAELGANPRSRSAKLRGAERI; the protein is encoded by the coding sequence ATGCAGCCAGACGATAGCGTCTTGCTCGGGGCACACCATGTCCCGGTCCTGCTCGCCGAGGTGATGGCGCTTCTACGACCGAAGCCGGGGGAGCGGGTACTGGACGGCACGGTGGGTCTCGGAGGCCACGCCGCCAGGCTGCTGGCGGAGGTCTCGCCGGAGGGGACACTCTACGCGGTGGATCGCGACCCGGATGCGCTCTCTGCCGCACAGCGGATATTAAGGGCCACAGGGGGCGCATTCGTGCTCATCCACGACAGTTTCGACCGCGCGCTGACGCGGCCGGATCTGCCGCCACTGGACAAGATCCTCCTGGATCTCGGCGTATCGAGCATGCAACTCGATCGCCCCGAGCGGGGCTTCTCGTTCTCCCGGCCGGGCCCCCTAGACATGCGGATGGACCCCACGCAGGGCCGCACCGCGGCAGACGTCGTCAACACGGCCCCCGAAGAAGAACTCTCGCGCATCTTCTCGGCGTACGGCGAGGAGCCCAGGGCCCGCCGGGTGGCCCGCGAAATCGTCAAGCGCCGCCCCTTCGAGACCACCGAGCAACTGGCCCGCGCCGTGGCCGCGGCGGCCGGCCGCAATCCGTCCGGCGCCCACCCGGCGACCCGGGTCTTCCAGGCGCTGCGCATTGCCGTCAACGACGAACTAGGCGCCCTCGAACGGGCGCTCCCGGCGGCGCTGGACAAGCTCGTCCCGGGCGGCCGCCTGGCCGTGATCACCTTCCATTCCCTGGAAGACCGGCTCGTCAAGCGCTTCATCCGCGGCGAGGCGAAAGGCTGCGTGTGCCCCCCGCGGCTGCCGGCCTGCGCTTGCGGCCGCGCTCCCCGGGTCCGGGACCTGACTCCCCGGCCGATCGTGCCGTCCGAGGCCGAACTCGGCGCCAATCCCCGCTCCCGCAGCGCCAAGCTGCGGGGGGCCGAAAGGATCTAG
- a CDS encoding (2Fe-2S)-binding protein → MPKIDVNGKVHEVDVDPDTPLLWVLRENLGLTGTKFGCGYGLCGACTVHVDGEATRSCVTPVGQLAGRRVTTIEGLSADGGHPVQQAWVAHDVPQCGYCQPGQIMAAAALLSANRQPSDADIDEAMDGNICRCGTYNRIRAAIHAAAEKLAGERH, encoded by the coding sequence ATGCCCAAGATCGACGTCAACGGGAAGGTCCACGAGGTGGACGTGGATCCCGACACGCCCCTGCTCTGGGTCCTGCGCGAGAATCTCGGCCTCACGGGGACCAAGTTCGGCTGCGGCTACGGCCTGTGCGGGGCGTGCACGGTCCACGTGGACGGAGAGGCCACGCGCTCTTGCGTGACGCCGGTTGGCCAGCTGGCCGGCCGGCGCGTGACCACGATCGAGGGCCTGTCGGCCGACGGTGGCCATCCGGTCCAGCAGGCCTGGGTGGCGCACGACGTGCCGCAATGCGGCTACTGCCAGCCCGGGCAGATCATGGCGGCCGCGGCCCTGCTCTCGGCCAACCGCCAGCCCAGCGACGCCGACATCGACGAGGCGATGGACGGCAACATCTGCCGGTGCGGCACCTACAACCGCATTCGCGCCGCCATCCACGCGGCGGCCGAGAAGCTGGCCGGGGAGCGGCACTGA